One part of the Phragmites australis chromosome 3, lpPhrAust1.1, whole genome shotgun sequence genome encodes these proteins:
- the LOC133912026 gene encoding actin-depolymerizing factor 5-like has protein sequence MSKEPAAGTSSSKKQSPRREYPPSPHRRVHQQRSAAMAMAYKMATEGMNVKEECQRWFMEMKWKKVHRFVVYKIDERSRAVLVDKVGGPGEGYEELVAALPGDDCRYAVFDFDFVTVDNCQKSKIFFIAWSPTASRIRAKILYATSKQGLRRLLDGIHYEVQATDPSEMGFDVIRGRAQ, from the exons ATGTCAAAAGAACCCGCAGCAGGGACCAGCTCCTCAAAGAAACAGTCACCAAGAAGAGAATACCCACCGTCCCCTCACCGCCGCGTCCATCAGCAACGATCTGCAGCCATGGCAATGGCTTACAAGATG GCGACGGAGGGGATGAACGTGAAGGAGGAGTGCCAGCGCTGGTTCATGGAGATGAAGTGGAAGAAGGTGCACCGCTTCGTGGTGTACAAGATCGACGAGCGGTCGCGCGCCGTGCTGGTGGACAAGGTCGGCGGCCCCGGGGAGGGGTACGAGGAGCTCGTCGCCGCGCTGCCCGGCGACGACTGCCGCTACGCCGTCTTCGACTTCGACTTCGTCACCGTCGACAACTGCCAGAAGAGCAAGATCTTCTTCATCGCCTG GTCACCCACCGCATCGAGGATAAGAGCCAAGATTCTGTACGCGACGTCGAAGCAAGGCCTGCGGCGGTTGCTGGACGGGATCCACTACGAGGTGCAGGCCACGGACCCCTCCGAGATGGGCTTCGACGTCATCAGAGGCCGCGCGCAATGA
- the LOC133912027 gene encoding 26S proteasome non-ATPase regulatory subunit 4 homolog, with protein sequence MVLEATMICIDNSEWMRNGDYAPSRFQAQADAVNLICGAKTQSNPENTVGIMTMAGKGVRVLVTPTSDLGKILACMHGLEVGAEANLAAAIQVAQLALKHRQNKRQQQRIIAFIGSPVKYDKKVLETIGKKLKKNNVALDIVDFGESDDEKPEKLEALIAAVNSSDSSHIVHSPPGENALSDVLLSTPIFTGEEGGSGFAASAAAAAATGASGFEFGVDPNVDPELALALRLSMEEERARQETIAKKTTEDSSNTENKDHASSSNRDSVMAEAEPATNSSADDKKEQPKDDDDLLQQALAMSMEGGASGSAAVADAAMAEAGAVDLDLALALQMSVQDANMSGESDMSKVFEDRSFVTSILNSLPGVDPNDPSVKDLLASLHGQAEQVKKEDKSDKPEDEKN encoded by the exons ATGGTGCTCGAG GCGACGATGATCTGCATAGACAACTCGGAGTGGATGCGGAACGGCGACTACGCGCCGTCGCGGTTCCAGGCGCAGGCCGACGCCGTCAACCTCATCTGCGGCGCCAAGACCCAG TCGAACCCAGAGAACACGGTAGGCATCATGACGATGGCCGGCAAGGGCGTGCGCGTGCTCGTCACGCCCACTAGCGACCTCGGGAAGATCCTCGCCTGTATGCACG GGTTGGAAGTTGGTGCTGAAGCAAACTTGGCTGCGGCGATCCAGGTTGCTCAGCTGGCGCTAAAGCATCGCCAGAACAAGAGGCAACAGCAGAGGATTATAGCTTTTATTGGAAG TCCTGTGAAATATGACAAGAAAGTTTTGGAGACAATCGGGAAGAAGCTGAAGAAAAACAATGTTGCTCTTGACATTGTTGACTTCGGTGAATCTGATGACGAAAAGCCTGAGAAACTGGAAGCACTGATCGCTGCTGTCAACAGCAGTGATAGCAGTCACATTGTTCATTCCCCTCCTGGTGAAAATGCCCTTTCTGATGTCCTTCTAAG CACTCCTATATTTACGGGTGAAGAAGGTGGAAGTGGTTTTGCTGCAtctgcagcagctgctgcagctACTGGAGCATCTGGGTTTGAATTTGGTGTGGACCCAAATGTGGATCCTGAGTTGGCACTTGCCCTGCGGTTATCTATGGAAGAAGAGCGAGCAAGGCAAGAGACTATTGCAAAAAAGACCACAGAAGATTCTTCTAATACTGAAAATAAGGACCATGCCTCAAGCTCAAACCGCGATTCTGTTATGGCCGAAGCAGAACCTGCCACAAATTCTTCTGCCGATGACAAGAAAGAGCAGCCAAAG GATGATGACGATCTACTACAGCAGGCACTTGCAATGTCAATGGAGGGCGGTGCTTCAGGATCTGCAGCTGTGGCTGATGCTGCTATGGCAGAAGCTGGTGCAGTTGACTTGGACTTGGCATTAG CTCTTCAAATGTCTGTCCAGGATGCCAACATGTCTGGTGAGTCTGATATGAGTAAGGTGTTTGAAGATAGATCGTTTGTTACATCTATCCTTAATTCG CTTCCCGGTGTTGATCCCAATGATCCATCTGTTAAAGATTTGCTGGCTTCATTGCATGGCCAGGCAGAG caagtgaagaaggaagACAAGTCGGACAAACCAGAAGATGAGAAGAACTAA